The genomic interval TTTCATAAAGAAAACAACAAAGCATCTTTAGTTAAATCCTCAAACATAGTACTTAAAAATTAAGTTCTCTTCACCTAAATTCTCCCAAATTATGGATGTGTTTAGATTAGCTTCAAAAAACCAACAGATTCTGGAACAAGCAATGATTTTCTCTCTGATTCAATAATTAAAAAGATGAAATGCTTAACTTCTAAAGTAACCCTTGAAACAGTAGTGCCATTGAGCTTAAAGAGGAGTGGAATTTTATAATTTAGAACAACTCTCCTGCTAACCATTGTTTTCCGATCCATACCATTTATCAAATGGTGAAGGCCGTTTTGACCTTCTGGACCAATAAATCTGAGACTCTGTAATAAAAGCAACATAAATGTTTGATATCtctaaaaatcaaataataattctgGCCGAACATATATGCACCAATGCACCATTATATGCAACATTCAGGGTAACCAATGTATTCAGTGTGTTACATAATGTATGCAAATGACATTTGTCCAAACCCCAGTGCTCCAAAAACCTGAAATCATACTACCTCGTCCAGGTTGTCCAATTTTAAAACACGCATGTTTAACTACAAAATGTTTTTGTTTGCAAGTGATAAACAGACTTAAAATCTCACCTCTAATTTTGAGCAACCCTTCTTTTGCCCCAACTTGCAAGGAGTGGAATGTGAGGGTGAGCATTCTTCCTTCTCCTTGCCTAGTGATATTGAAAAATCATCTGCTTTGAGATATTTTGAGCCCCCTAACCCATACAAATTGCTTGAGACACTCTGTGAATCTGAAACTGTGTTGATTGACGGATCATCAGTTGCCGTTGGACTGTATTGGTAGCCAGGAGAAAAGCCAAATGATCCATGAAGGTTTTCCATGGCAGGCAGACCCTCGTCAAGAAAGGAACTCCTGCAAAATCCAAAAAGCTACAGGTCGTGAAGACTACAGACCAAGCAGATTCCAATGTTTGAACCCAAAAGGTAAACCACTAGACACTTCGGGCATGTTTGGAACTCCCACGAAAATGTAACGACTCCATTATATCACCTCTACGAAGCAATTAAGAATTAAATGAAATGACTGTTCCAGGTTTTTAACTATCAATCGTCACATAACTGCTAAATCAACGCACGAGGCCATATTCATGACAATTGATTCAACAGATTAACATATAGAAACTGAGCCTATGAGAGCTTGGAGTCTAAACCTTGGATTTGGACTGGAGTGAGTTTCAATAAAAAGCAATACAAATCTGAATTGAATTTCATCCAAACTCATACAATTCCAAATCTAAGGCATGAAATCTAGACTCCATGGAGAAATTTGACATCCATAAGACTTCCATACATGCCTCTAATCAACACGGCAATCTAAAGCAGTTAAAAACTACATAATTTCCTACGTGCAATAAACCAAGTATCATAACCCCAGAAGTTACGCTTGTACAAGAAAATGTCATCCACGTGATCAATTTCTGCCAGGTCATTGAGCTGGTATTCTAGCAAATCATGTGAAAAAGTGTTTTGCTGAAGGGAACCTTCTGATAATGTTCCCGGTCTGCTTGGAACACTATAATTCTCCACCTTAGTGCCTGGAATTTCCGCATCAACATCATTACACAGATTTCTACCCTTACAGCTCGGTTCATCCACAGTCATATTGTTCATTGACCCAAAACTTTCTGATTCAGTCCCTCCCCACCGCAGCCAATCCTCTGGGGATGGAAGCCTATCGAATAGTTCACTATCTCTTGGAACAAGAAAATCATTGACACCAGTTCCAAAATACAAATCCATTAGATCAATCTGAGAAAAAAAAAGTGGGTTGAAATTAGAAAACAGTGTAATTTGGGAATCAAAGCATACTATAAATACCTCAGTAGAAGAAAAAACGGCAATAATCAGTTAATCATCACTACACAAACGGAACCATCCAACAACTAATAAAGTCATAttagcaaaaaagaaaaaattaaatccCAAACTCATGTACAAACTTAACAAACAATGAAATAAACCCATGCTGTAGGAATTCTGATGATCAGTGCCAAACGCACTTCCAAGAATCAAAATATATAACacaaaactaaaaaagaaaatcataaatGAATCAAACAACAAAAAAATTAACCACAACCCTCAATTATCAAACCCTATATAACGAGCTTTCTTAACCCAGAACACTAAAACTGCATCCAAGACCCGAATAAACAGTCAAATGGAGAAACCCTGTTATATGAGCTTTAGTAATCAAAGCACGAACTCTGTAAAGAAAATATTAACATAAACCCTGTCATAGAGCTTGGAGTTCAGATCTTGAAACAGGGTTAACACAGATTTAGAAAAAACCCACCACGAGATCATATTGTTTTGCGTCTAAATCCGGCTAAATCCAAACCTAATGCCTTAATTCATGCTTAAGTGATcattacaaaaacaaaaacaaaaaaacccaCATGAATCAATCAATTGAAAATTAGAATGTTATCACCTGTAGCCAAACAAAATGaattaagaaatcatattttaaAGATCAATAATTAGCCCTAAAGAAATACAGATTTTTACAAAAAACCAAGAAAAAAACCTAGAGAATTTTATAGATTGTAAAAGACAAGAGTTCACAGAAAACGTACCAAAAGTGAATCAATGGAAGAGCTAAACAAAACCCGGTTTCGGAATCGGTGGAAGCACTCAGTACTGATTAGAAAAACGGGTCGGATCGAGTGAAATTTTTTGTGGGTTCTGAACTGAAACTCTCCTTGACACTAAAGAAAATAGGGGCAACTGTGGTGTTTGGAGGCTTTTTAAGAGAGAGGGGTTCGGAGAGAAAGACGTGGTGGGTATTTGTGGCTGATAAGAGAGGATAAATATTTGTGGCTGAGAGCTCCCCATCTAATTCTCATCTACAATTGGTCCACGTGGTGGTAAGACCTCCTAAAATATGACGTGTGTCTCAGTTGGTACGATAACCATGTTACACGGGCCCAACGCGAATCCTCATTTTTCCCCTTTTCCCAAAATAGCCCCGCCCTCGCAGCCCATGCGGGCTACTCTTCGGGTCAATTTGGTCTTTCAGAATACGTTGCGCATTTTAAAAGTCTTCGTCCTTCTAGCATTCTCTCTGGCAGACATGTGGCTATGAGCTGTCGAGATATCTTGTTGGTGAAGCTAAACCAACGGAAACGACATCGTTTAAGAATTAATATTGTATGTTTAAGCACTAAACAAGATGTTTATCCAATGCTatcctttccctttttttttttttttagaaagtcAAAGGTTGGAGAGATGAATTCTTGTACTCTTGAgatgaattttttataaataaaaaaatattattattatttttattaaagtgATACATCGCTAATTTTATATTTAGGagtatgaaattcaaatttctaaattagataaaatcaaatacaaaattttatttaagCTGATCTTTGTTAATTAAAAATCAGCTCCAACAATCATAAATGGAATGATCGATTCCCATCTCTAATGTTTGTTTAACAGTAATCTCATTCTAATTCTCATTTAATTCAAGAATAAGATTCCTCATTTTGTCTATTTTTTGATTCCTatcttttagttcaaaatcaaaACCTGATTAGTGAAACAATAGTATTTATTAGATTATAATATCATATTTGataaattagaataatttttcattcctatatctatatatatcaaACACTATAACACAATTTCAATTTCTATTTTGTTccaaaccaaacataaaaatggaATATGACATTCCATTTTTGATTTGAGTCGATTCTAATCTCGATTGCGATTTTGATCTCGATTTCAATTCTAATTGTGAACCAAACtatgacaacccgaataataatgagatttaaataataaaaagaaaggaaaatggaagtcGGAAACAGAAGAAgaaagtcgacttcgtcgacgacattgcatttttaaaaggataaattccgaggaatttttcagctcctcattgacgaatacaggagactcgtcgacgagggtataacaggagcttggagttcatcgacgaactttctacaggactcgtcgatgaggtgacgtggctcgtcgacaaggaaatgCAAAGAAAGGTTTTGAgcaatctgaatttcgtcaatgaaattattaaaggactcgttgccgagatgacgtggctcgtcgacaaatccagtcttataaatatcaaaaacccagattaaacttcaaaattaaggaaaaacttcactctctctctctctctctctctctctctccctacggtttctctctcttctctcttcgatttcggctccgtcgctCAATGATCTGAAGcaaccacgacgctcttggagaagttctctgcatatatgctggagcggatcattggtagAACTCTATTGAAATTTATCCctgaattgaggtaagactttttaaatcaaatttggtcttacggtagttatgagaaatgatatacacgtgaaaatactgaagtttagtattgaaagttttcattttcagggtattgattaggaaatcccaTGAGtgttagactaggatattttaggggctttctca from Malania oleifera isolate guangnan ecotype guangnan chromosome 9, ASM2987363v1, whole genome shotgun sequence carries:
- the LOC131163676 gene encoding protein LNK4-like; translated protein: MDLYFGTGVNDFLVPRDSELFDRLPSPEDWLRWGGTESESFGSMNNMTVDEPSCKGRNLCNDVDAEIPGTKVENYSVPSRPGTLSEGSLQQNTFSHDLLEYQLNDLAEIDHVDDIFLSSFLDEGLPAMENLHGSFGFSPGYQYSPTATDDPSINTVSDSQSVSSNLYGLGGSKYLKADDFSISLGKEKEECSPSHSTPCKLGQKKGCSKLEAPMIKIPVPTTQNGEMGEETSLEESVLLELEGAMAKLTQKTRICFRDALYRLAKNSEEKQTVTQSQSGEFTVEKSLPPVDETSRSGAQRPMESVTNTIDRAIANLMFDNVDANAQNLDPAALVNFEGESIDPASVRSNGKVPNPMLGRANPRRTRNVLGDFQVWVQ